In the genome of Terribacillus sp. FSL K6-0262, one region contains:
- the ltaE gene encoding low-specificity L-threonine aldolase, which translates to MIDLRSDTVTKPSEAMRRAAFEAEVGDDVYGEDPAVNELEETVADLLGKEAALFVPSGTQGNQIAVLSHCSPGNEIILEEESHIFLYEGAATSIFAGVQTRTLKGERGAICPEDLAAAIRKDDIHFPETGLICLENTHNKAGGAVIPIENMMVIAQIAREHRIPIHMDGARLFNASVATGISVAKYAQLTDTVQICLSKGLGAPVGSVLAGSEAFIGKARKWRKRLGGGMRQAGILAAPGLVALRENVERLADDHDNARLLAEGLAEIDGIEILNKVETNIVLADVRGTGMTADEYVQLLKEQQVLANAFDPYSVRFVTHYDVGKGAIKKALAVASSLAKQPN; encoded by the coding sequence ATGATCGATCTGCGTAGCGATACGGTCACCAAGCCATCTGAAGCGATGCGAAGGGCTGCTTTTGAAGCAGAAGTCGGAGATGATGTCTATGGAGAGGACCCAGCTGTAAATGAGTTAGAGGAAACGGTTGCCGATTTACTTGGAAAGGAAGCCGCATTATTCGTGCCAAGCGGTACTCAGGGGAATCAAATCGCAGTACTTTCTCATTGCAGCCCCGGTAATGAAATCATCTTGGAGGAAGAATCGCATATCTTCCTTTATGAAGGGGCTGCTACGTCCATTTTTGCTGGCGTGCAGACTCGCACATTGAAGGGAGAACGCGGTGCGATTTGTCCAGAGGATCTGGCCGCTGCCATCCGCAAAGACGATATCCATTTTCCCGAAACAGGCTTGATTTGCCTGGAGAATACGCATAACAAGGCTGGCGGAGCGGTCATCCCGATTGAGAACATGATGGTGATAGCCCAAATAGCCCGTGAACATCGGATTCCGATTCATATGGATGGTGCGCGATTATTCAATGCCTCCGTTGCTACCGGTATCAGTGTAGCGAAATACGCCCAATTGACGGATACCGTCCAGATTTGTCTTTCCAAAGGCTTGGGAGCTCCTGTAGGTTCTGTGCTTGCAGGGTCTGAAGCATTCATCGGCAAGGCACGCAAGTGGAGGAAGCGCCTGGGCGGCGGAATGCGTCAGGCCGGCATATTAGCGGCACCAGGTCTTGTCGCCTTGCGCGAGAATGTGGAACGTCTCGCAGATGACCATGATAACGCCAGGTTATTGGCCGAGGGCCTTGCAGAAATCGACGGAATCGAAATCCTGAACAAAGTGGAAACGAATATTGTATTGGCTGATGTCAGAGGTACCGGCATGACAGCAGATGAGTACGTGCAGCTGCTTAAGGAGCAGCAAGTACTGGCAAATGCATTCGATCCATACAGCGTACGTTTTGTCACACATTATGATGTCGGCAAGGGCGCAATCAAAAAGGCTTTGGCAGTTGCATCCTCACTTGCCAAGCAGCCAAATTGA
- a CDS encoding bifunctional GNAT family N-acetyltransferase/carbon-nitrogen hydrolase family protein, translated as MSELDLSQFEKKVVLRNITESDIDQILDMQKLCFPGMEPWKKSHLKSHIDIFPEGQFCVELDGKIIGSCSSLIVNFDEYDDRHTWDDITDEGYITNHNPEGFNLYGIEVMVHPEYQGMKIGKRLYEARKELAAEMNLKSIIIGGRIPNYHKYSHELTPRQYVEEVEAQNIYDPVLTFQMMNGFRVMRINRDYLPDDKQSATFATLMEWNNIEYHAKSKRHFKTAYPVRITVIQYMMKQIESFEEFARQVEYYVDVAYDFGSDFAVFPEIFTTQLMSFLEEKVPSKAVRKLSEFTEQYIELFTNLAVRYNVNIVGGSHFVEEDEHIYNIAYLFRRDGTIEKQYKIHVTPNEKKWWGIQPGDTVKVFDTDCGRIAIQICYDIEFPELARHAVDQGANIIFVPFCTDDRQGYLRVRYCAQARAVENQVYTVIAGTVGNLTQVENMDIQYAQSGIFTPSDFEFARDGIVGECPPNIETVVVGDVDLEILQRQRKTGTVRHLHDRRKDLFELRFKNLESETPEDH; from the coding sequence ATGTCTGAATTAGATTTGTCGCAGTTTGAGAAAAAAGTCGTTTTACGGAATATCACCGAGTCGGATATCGATCAAATCCTGGATATGCAGAAATTATGTTTTCCTGGCATGGAGCCATGGAAGAAGAGTCACCTGAAAAGTCATATCGATATATTTCCTGAGGGACAGTTCTGCGTGGAATTGGATGGTAAAATCATTGGCAGCTGTTCCAGCTTGATTGTCAATTTTGACGAGTATGATGATCGTCACACTTGGGATGACATTACAGATGAAGGATATATCACGAACCATAATCCGGAGGGTTTCAATTTGTATGGCATCGAGGTCATGGTCCATCCGGAATACCAGGGCATGAAAATCGGGAAGCGCCTTTACGAAGCGCGGAAGGAATTGGCCGCTGAGATGAATTTGAAAAGCATCATCATCGGCGGAAGAATCCCGAATTATCATAAATACAGCCATGAACTAACGCCGCGTCAGTATGTGGAGGAAGTGGAAGCGCAGAACATCTATGATCCTGTGCTGACATTCCAAATGATGAACGGTTTCCGTGTCATGCGGATCAACCGCGATTATTTGCCTGATGATAAGCAATCAGCAACCTTTGCGACCTTGATGGAATGGAATAATATCGAATATCATGCGAAGTCGAAACGGCATTTCAAAACGGCCTATCCTGTACGGATCACGGTCATTCAATACATGATGAAACAAATTGAATCGTTTGAGGAATTCGCGAGGCAAGTGGAGTACTATGTGGACGTTGCCTATGATTTCGGATCGGATTTTGCTGTATTCCCGGAGATTTTCACGACGCAGCTCATGAGTTTCCTCGAAGAAAAAGTACCTTCCAAAGCGGTTCGGAAATTGTCTGAATTCACAGAGCAGTATATCGAATTATTCACAAATCTGGCCGTTCGCTACAATGTCAACATTGTGGGCGGTTCGCATTTTGTGGAAGAGGACGAGCATATTTATAATATCGCCTATCTATTCCGTCGTGACGGAACGATCGAGAAGCAATACAAAATCCATGTCACACCAAATGAGAAAAAGTGGTGGGGGATCCAGCCTGGTGATACGGTGAAGGTTTTCGATACGGATTGCGGGCGCATTGCAATACAGATTTGTTATGACATCGAATTCCCGGAGCTGGCCCGTCATGCCGTGGATCAAGGAGCGAATATCATTTTCGTCCCATTCTGCACAGATGACCGTCAGGGATATTTGCGTGTCAGGTATTGTGCACAGGCCCGAGCTGTGGAGAATCAGGTTTATACTGTGATAGCAGGAACGGTAGGAAACTTGACGCAGGTGGAGAATATGGATATTCAATATGCGCAGTCCGGTATTTTCACACCTTCCGATTTTGAATTCGCTCGTGATGGCATTGTCGGGGAGTGCCCGCCGAATATCGAGACGGTCGTTGTCGGAGATGTCGATTTAGAGATATTGCAGCGGCAGCGAAAAACAGGTACTGTTCGCCATCTGCATGATCGCCGTAAAGATTTATTCGAATTGAGATTCAAGAATTTGGAAAGTGAAACGCCGGAGGACCATTGA
- a CDS encoding S-ribosylhomocysteine lyase has translation MTKKMNVESFNLDHTKVAAPYVRLVGITDGIHGDKVYKYDIRFKQPNKEHMEMPGLHSLEHLMAENIRNHIDNILDIGPMGCQTGFYVSILNNDSYDEILEALEKTLQDVLDAKEVPACNEVQCGWAANHSLEGAQEIAKEMLSKKDEWRQVFAE, from the coding sequence ATGACAAAGAAAATGAATGTAGAAAGCTTTAATCTTGATCATACGAAAGTAGCTGCGCCGTATGTCCGGTTAGTCGGTATCACAGATGGCATACATGGCGATAAAGTGTACAAATATGATATCCGTTTCAAGCAGCCGAACAAAGAGCATATGGAAATGCCCGGACTTCATTCCCTGGAGCATTTGATGGCTGAGAATATCCGCAACCATATCGATAATATCCTTGATATCGGTCCGATGGGATGTCAGACGGGATTTTATGTATCCATCTTGAATAATGACAGCTATGATGAGATTCTCGAGGCTTTGGAAAAGACATTGCAAGATGTGCTGGATGCGAAGGAAGTACCGGCATGCAACGAGGTGCAATGCGGCTGGGCAGCTAACCACAGTCTTGAGGGTGCACAGGAGATTGCCAAGGAAATGCTTTCCAAAAAAGATGAATGGCGTCAAGTTTTCGCTGAATAG
- the sigI gene encoding RNA polymerase sigma-I factor, whose translation MYLRQSNDPNRGKLEEQIKQVQAGNTELQNELIESYQPFIAKSVSEVCRRFIDPSKDEEFSIGLSAFNEAMLAYADDKGSSFLSFAKLVIKRKTIDYIRRERIRQPAASLDELYEDESENPGEVRAAQTAYVQETETWYRRAEIEEYDKKLKEYKLSFQELIQVAPKHRDARESAIEAAKILHADRELRDYVNRKKKIPIKQLVEKVSVSKKTLERNRKYILAIFIILSEDYIYLKDYMKGVS comes from the coding sequence TTGTATCTACGCCAGTCTAATGATCCTAACCGCGGAAAATTAGAAGAACAGATTAAACAAGTGCAGGCCGGAAACACCGAGTTGCAAAATGAGCTGATCGAGAGTTATCAGCCTTTCATTGCAAAATCCGTGTCCGAAGTATGCCGGCGATTCATCGATCCTTCCAAGGATGAAGAATTCAGTATCGGTTTATCCGCTTTCAATGAAGCGATGCTTGCTTATGCGGATGATAAAGGGAGTTCCTTCCTTTCATTTGCCAAGCTGGTGATCAAGCGAAAGACAATCGATTATATCAGGCGGGAGCGGATCCGCCAGCCTGCTGCTTCCTTGGACGAGCTGTATGAAGATGAAAGTGAGAATCCAGGTGAAGTGCGAGCAGCCCAGACAGCTTATGTCCAGGAAACAGAAACTTGGTATCGCCGTGCTGAGATAGAGGAGTATGATAAGAAACTGAAGGAATATAAGCTGTCGTTCCAAGAGCTGATCCAAGTCGCGCCAAAGCATCGCGATGCCAGGGAATCGGCAATCGAAGCAGCAAAGATTCTCCATGCGGATCGAGAGCTTCGGGATTATGTGAATAGAAAGAAGAAAATCCCGATTAAACAGCTAGTCGAAAAGGTATCTGTGAGCAAGAAAACATTGGAAAGGAACAGGAAGTATATTCTCGCCATCTTCATCATTCTTAGCGAGGATTATATTTACCTGAAGGATTATATGAAGGGGGTGAGTTAG
- a CDS encoding anti-sigma factor domain-containing protein, whose product MKRGVVVKQSRRSTIVLTSEGNFLEIVVKEQAEIGQEVEFSAHELVRRTRIRHWTPSMKNFMRVAVLVLVFVLALFPVYSWYSGNKAYAYVSLDFNPSIELKVNNRMDVISAAALNEEAKTVLASLDDWAGEPVEEVAASILRKSSDLGLLTDSESIIIGVNYIDTKQDDKQLTSILEGSVNSFNNTLHIASFQVPDKVRQTAQDEHKSMNEIMAQTILEGDTSSSDSALTQSDSAIIKDFYKEDVKEKGAEQQDETSKGSDDGMDANSAYAVVKQSVKEREHTDAHLADIPGGEPKESDQSKEARKQLKEEKKQAKETEKQAGKAEKKQGKSDENSAVRQDKQAAEKKRQDNKQNNANMKKQKENNGNGNKPPGKEKEKANGHEKQEKNKKSTPPGHQDRRNENEDHKGKQPSSEKN is encoded by the coding sequence GTGAAAAGAGGAGTCGTCGTCAAGCAAAGCCGCCGGAGCACAATCGTGCTGACCAGCGAAGGGAATTTCTTGGAGATCGTTGTGAAAGAGCAGGCAGAGATCGGACAAGAAGTCGAATTCAGTGCCCATGAACTAGTCCGTCGTACAAGAATCAGACATTGGACACCGTCCATGAAGAATTTCATGCGTGTGGCCGTATTGGTGCTTGTTTTTGTGCTGGCCTTATTCCCGGTTTATTCCTGGTACAGCGGTAATAAAGCATATGCTTATGTCAGCCTTGATTTCAATCCGAGCATTGAATTGAAGGTCAATAACCGTATGGATGTTATTTCTGCAGCGGCTTTGAATGAAGAGGCAAAAACGGTACTTGCTTCTCTGGATGATTGGGCAGGTGAGCCTGTCGAAGAGGTTGCAGCCAGTATTTTGCGGAAATCGAGTGACTTAGGTCTTTTAACTGACTCGGAAAGCATTATCATAGGTGTCAATTACATAGATACCAAACAGGATGATAAGCAATTGACCAGCATATTGGAGGGATCGGTCAATTCATTCAACAATACATTACATATCGCATCGTTCCAGGTGCCTGATAAAGTGCGCCAGACGGCTCAGGATGAGCATAAATCAATGAATGAAATCATGGCGCAGACCATTCTGGAGGGAGATACATCCTCTTCTGATTCAGCTCTTACACAATCGGATTCAGCCATTATAAAGGATTTTTATAAAGAAGATGTGAAAGAAAAAGGAGCAGAGCAGCAGGATGAGACTTCCAAAGGGTCGGATGATGGGATGGATGCAAATTCTGCCTATGCTGTCGTGAAGCAATCCGTGAAAGAGAGAGAACATACGGATGCTCATTTGGCTGATATACCTGGCGGGGAGCCGAAGGAATCCGATCAGTCGAAAGAAGCAAGAAAACAATTGAAGGAAGAAAAGAAACAAGCGAAAGAAACGGAAAAACAGGCCGGAAAAGCTGAAAAAAAGCAAGGGAAATCGGATGAGAACTCAGCGGTTAGACAAGATAAACAGGCTGCTGAAAAGAAAAGACAAGATAATAAACAAAATAATGCTAATATGAAGAAGCAAAAAGAAAATAATGGGAACGGAAATAAACCTCCCGGCAAAGAAAAAGAGAAAGCAAACGGCCATGAAAAACAGGAAAAAAATAAGAAATCCACGCCTCCGGGACATCAAGACAGAAGAAATGAAAATGAAGATCATAAAGGAAAGCAGCCTTCTTCCGAAAAAAACTGA
- a CDS encoding cysteine synthase family protein, whose translation MAVYNAVHELIGNTPIVQITNFSLPEGVRLFAKLEFYNPGGSVKDRLGVNLIDDAFRSGKLKENGTIIEPTAGNTGIGIALAALKRNVSVIFCVPEKFSQEKQELMRALGAKVINTPTSDGMTGAIKKAKELLDEIPGSYCPQQFANPANPETYYKTLGPEIWRDLEGDVDIFVAGGGTGGTFMGTARYLKDQKPDVKTVIVEPEGSILNGGEPGSHRTEGIGMEFLPDYMDTAYFDAIHTITDDDAFHYVKELAAKEGLLVGSSSGSAFCAALKEAENAKPGTTIVTIFPDSSERYLSQRIYQGGLG comes from the coding sequence ATGGCTGTTTATAATGCAGTACATGAACTGATAGGGAATACACCGATTGTGCAAATAACGAACTTTTCTCTGCCGGAGGGAGTTCGTTTATTTGCGAAGCTTGAGTTTTATAATCCTGGAGGCAGTGTGAAGGATCGGCTGGGAGTCAATTTGATCGATGATGCATTCCGTTCAGGTAAGCTCAAGGAAAATGGGACGATCATCGAGCCGACCGCAGGCAATACCGGTATTGGGATTGCGCTGGCAGCCTTGAAGAGGAATGTTTCCGTCATCTTTTGTGTTCCGGAGAAATTCAGCCAGGAAAAACAAGAGCTGATGAGGGCGCTTGGAGCGAAAGTGATCAATACACCGACATCTGATGGGATGACTGGTGCAATCAAAAAGGCCAAAGAGCTGCTGGATGAAATTCCTGGCAGCTATTGCCCGCAGCAATTTGCCAACCCGGCGAATCCAGAAACTTATTATAAAACACTCGGTCCGGAAATATGGCGCGACCTTGAGGGGGATGTCGATATTTTCGTTGCCGGAGGCGGGACAGGCGGAACGTTCATGGGAACCGCACGTTACCTGAAGGATCAAAAGCCTGATGTGAAAACGGTGATCGTCGAGCCGGAGGGCTCCATCCTGAACGGAGGCGAACCTGGATCGCACCGTACGGAAGGGATAGGCATGGAGTTTTTGCCTGATTATATGGATACTGCTTATTTTGACGCAATCCATACGATCACGGATGACGATGCATTTCATTATGTAAAGGAACTGGCTGCCAAAGAAGGGCTGCTTGTCGGGAGTTCTTCGGGATCTGCTTTTTGTGCAGCGCTTAAAGAAGCAGAAAATGCGAAGCCCGGGACGACGATTGTGACGATCTTCCCCGACAGCAGCGAACGATACCTCAGCCAGCGGATATATCAAGGAGGATTAGGATGA
- a CDS encoding YhcN/YlaJ family sporulation lipoprotein, which translates to MKKWKLISMAALAAITLTACQNDNDNDTGMGRDGNIEPTRYNNTDNNLVDRNTDNTMDVDDRQNNGDDQQPRYQVADDAAKKVEEVKGVDNAYVFTTDNNAFVAVDMKNDDDNTGNNGMGNTTTGDNNDNEVTDQMKRDVEKAVKSVDEDIDNVYVSADPDFLEMAEDYNNKIDEGQPVKGFFLEFGNMLNRVFPNNER; encoded by the coding sequence ATGAAAAAATGGAAATTGATCAGCATGGCTGCCCTTGCTGCCATCACACTTACAGCGTGTCAAAACGACAATGACAATGATACTGGCATGGGCAGGGACGGCAATATAGAACCGACACGGTACAATAATACCGATAACAATCTGGTGGACCGCAATACCGATAATACGATGGATGTAGATGATCGCCAAAACAATGGCGATGACCAGCAGCCGCGTTATCAGGTTGCAGATGATGCAGCGAAAAAAGTGGAGGAAGTAAAAGGCGTTGATAATGCTTATGTATTTACAACGGATAATAATGCTTTCGTAGCGGTTGATATGAAAAATGATGATGATAACACAGGCAATAATGGCATGGGTAACACAACGACTGGCGACAACAATGATAATGAAGTGACAGACCAGATGAAGCGCGATGTGGAAAAAGCGGTGAAATCAGTCGATGAAGACATCGACAATGTATACGTATCAGCTGATCCGGATTTCTTGGAAATGGCGGAGGATTACAATAATAAAATTGATGAAGGACAGCCAGTGAAAGGCTTTTTCCTGGAATTCGGCAATATGCTGAATCGCGTCTTCCCGAATAACGAAAGATAA
- a CDS encoding YhdB family protein — MKVQDYEKALLFTIWGQWDDLLVLMVRTKDDLLSKRIEIFLHAFHYPSEQHAVVKSHEELLQYIDHALGHTTLYALDV; from the coding sequence ATGAAAGTACAGGATTATGAAAAAGCATTGTTGTTTACAATCTGGGGCCAGTGGGACGATCTGCTAGTCCTTATGGTACGCACAAAGGATGATTTGCTTTCCAAGCGAATCGAGATTTTCCTGCACGCATTCCACTATCCCTCCGAACAACATGCTGTCGTGAAATCACACGAAGAACTGCTCCAATATATCGATCATGCCCTGGGCCATACAACTTTATATGCCTTGGATGTATAA
- a CDS encoding ABC transporter ATP-binding protein, which produces MKKETTERRLFKYALSNKKTINIGLICLLIAVALELAGPLIAARIIDHHILGIESTWYEVENETDHTVDYAGKTYIRSDELDSKEDAVGEATVMQIGRHFYFADGALPLEGSKSYADGTITVDGPQGKEKAAGTRLSAAELYEFFRPQFQPIIILLIVYAGLLFIAAIFQFWKTFLLQQASNKIVRTMRNEIFAHTQRVPIHYYVDRPAGTIVARITNDTEAIRDLYERVLATFVTSFVYMGGIFVAMFVLNAKLAAICLLVIPIFWAWMKVYKYFGTKYNKVVRKTVSEINGSINESIQGMPIIQAFNREHKTKEEFEVLNTRNFTYQRKLMKLSALTSHNLVTVLRNLAFVAFICYFGGAAVTGGSIVTVGVLYAFVDYLNRLFNPVTDAVNQLPLLEQARVAAARVFQLLEEPGENVDSQAKREKNRGEIAFEHVSFAYNDKDYVLKDLSFQIKSGQTAAFVGHTGSGKSSIMNLLFRFYDHQKGRITIDGVDTKEMSRQQVRSSMGIVLQDPFLFTGTILTNVTMNNPAISREAAIEALKAVGAEPFISKLPKQYDEPVKEGGATLSMGERQLVSFARALAFNPSILILDEATANIDTETEAVIQRALDVLKQGRTTLVIAHRLSTIMHADQIFVLDHGKILEQGNHMSLLEKQGQYYQMYLMQQSGIKRSAG; this is translated from the coding sequence ATGAAGAAAGAAACGACGGAACGGCGATTGTTCAAGTACGCATTAAGCAATAAGAAAACGATCAATATCGGTCTCATCTGCCTGCTCATTGCTGTCGCGCTCGAGCTGGCAGGCCCGCTGATCGCAGCTCGAATAATCGATCATCACATCCTTGGAATAGAGTCCACTTGGTATGAAGTGGAAAATGAGACGGATCATACAGTCGATTATGCGGGAAAGACTTATATCCGTTCAGATGAGCTCGACTCGAAGGAAGATGCAGTCGGAGAAGCAACCGTCATGCAGATAGGCAGGCATTTTTATTTTGCGGATGGAGCCCTGCCTTTGGAAGGTTCCAAATCCTATGCAGATGGTACAATCACTGTCGATGGTCCGCAAGGGAAAGAAAAGGCAGCGGGCACGAGACTTTCAGCTGCAGAGTTATATGAATTTTTCCGGCCGCAATTCCAGCCGATCATCATCTTGCTCATTGTTTATGCAGGCCTATTATTCATTGCGGCAATATTTCAATTTTGGAAGACTTTCTTGCTGCAGCAAGCTTCCAATAAAATCGTACGCACAATGCGAAATGAAATTTTTGCCCATACACAGCGTGTGCCGATCCATTATTATGTGGACCGGCCGGCAGGGACGATTGTTGCAAGGATCACCAACGATACAGAAGCGATCCGTGATTTATATGAGCGGGTATTGGCTACATTTGTGACAAGTTTCGTTTATATGGGTGGTATCTTTGTCGCGATGTTCGTGCTGAATGCCAAACTGGCTGCCATTTGCTTACTCGTGATTCCGATTTTTTGGGCTTGGATGAAGGTATATAAGTATTTTGGCACGAAATACAATAAAGTCGTCCGAAAAACGGTCAGTGAGATTAACGGCAGTATCAATGAATCGATTCAGGGCATGCCGATCATCCAGGCGTTCAACCGGGAACATAAGACAAAAGAAGAATTCGAAGTGCTGAATACGCGGAATTTCACCTACCAGCGGAAGCTGATGAAATTAAGTGCTTTGACCTCCCATAACTTAGTGACAGTGCTCCGTAACCTGGCTTTCGTCGCATTCATCTGTTATTTCGGAGGTGCTGCTGTAACCGGTGGTTCCATCGTTACAGTGGGAGTGCTCTATGCTTTTGTCGATTACTTGAACCGTTTGTTCAATCCGGTCACGGATGCAGTGAATCAGCTGCCGCTGCTGGAGCAGGCACGGGTTGCTGCAGCTCGTGTATTCCAGCTGCTTGAAGAACCAGGGGAAAATGTGGATTCCCAGGCCAAGCGTGAGAAGAACCGAGGAGAAATCGCTTTTGAGCATGTCAGCTTTGCTTATAATGATAAAGATTATGTGCTGAAAGACCTTAGCTTCCAGATAAAAAGCGGACAGACGGCAGCTTTCGTCGGGCATACAGGTTCCGGCAAAAGCTCGATCATGAATTTATTATTCCGGTTTTATGATCATCAGAAAGGGAGAATAACGATTGATGGTGTGGATACAAAAGAAATGTCACGCCAGCAAGTCCGCAGCAGCATGGGGATTGTGCTGCAGGATCCATTCCTTTTTACAGGTACGATCCTGACGAATGTGACAATGAATAATCCGGCTATTTCGCGCGAAGCGGCCATCGAAGCCCTGAAAGCAGTAGGAGCGGAGCCATTCATCTCCAAGCTTCCGAAACAATACGATGAGCCAGTCAAAGAAGGAGGAGCCACCCTTTCCATGGGGGAAAGGCAGCTTGTTTCCTTCGCGAGAGCATTGGCCTTCAATCCTTCCATTTTGATATTGGATGAAGCGACTGCCAATATCGACACCGAAACAGAGGCCGTCATCCAGCGAGCTTTGGATGTACTCAAACAGGGCAGGACAACATTGGTCATCGCCCATCGTCTTTCGACAATCATGCATGCCGATCAGATTTTTGTCCTGGATCACGGGAAGATATTGGAACAAGGCAATCACATGTCCCTACTGGAGAAACAGGGACAATATTATCAGATGTACTTGATGCAGCAGAGCGGTATAAAGCGTTCCGCCGGTTAG